A region of Rhizobium sp. CCGE531 DNA encodes the following proteins:
- a CDS encoding Gfo/Idh/MocA family oxidoreductase, with the protein MSKLRIGVIGAGLWGNNHAHTFNVLPETELVGVCDLDEGRALKMKESFGAIEAFTDYQKLIASDRIDAVSVATPDFTHTPIILAALKAGKHVLSEKPLATTVKEAEEIAEAAAKSKGKLMIDFHNRVNPILAQVRDMIQEGQIGLAKHGTARLSNTTFVPFEMLSWAAKSSALWFLGSHLVDVLRFILEDEVTRVYAVARSGTLAAGGVDTKDFHASILEFSRGTVVTMENSWILSRDNPSLVDFKVEVVGEKGQIQADPTHSGGLRRIVDGGMRFNDYIGMTPTGATRIGGFVQESIARFVDSVVRGVPLLADANDGLANTKVLAAIEESVASGKPVTIG; encoded by the coding sequence ATGAGCAAACTTCGCATCGGCGTCATCGGCGCCGGCCTTTGGGGCAATAACCACGCCCACACCTTCAACGTGCTGCCGGAGACCGAACTGGTTGGCGTCTGCGACCTCGACGAGGGCAGGGCGCTGAAGATGAAGGAGAGTTTTGGCGCAATCGAAGCGTTCACCGACTATCAGAAGCTCATCGCCAGCGACCGGATCGACGCGGTGTCCGTCGCCACACCCGACTTTACCCACACACCGATCATCCTTGCAGCGCTCAAGGCCGGCAAACATGTCTTGAGCGAAAAGCCCCTCGCGACCACCGTCAAGGAAGCAGAAGAGATCGCCGAGGCTGCCGCAAAGTCCAAGGGCAAGTTGATGATCGACTTCCACAATCGTGTGAACCCGATCCTGGCGCAGGTTCGCGACATGATCCAGGAGGGCCAAATCGGGCTTGCCAAGCACGGCACGGCGCGCCTTTCCAACACGACCTTCGTTCCCTTCGAAATGCTGAGCTGGGCCGCGAAATCCTCCGCACTCTGGTTCCTGGGCAGCCATCTGGTCGATGTATTGCGCTTCATCCTCGAAGACGAGGTGACCCGCGTCTACGCCGTGGCCCGTTCCGGGACGCTTGCCGCCGGCGGCGTCGACACCAAGGATTTCCATGCCTCGATCCTCGAATTTTCCAGAGGCACTGTCGTGACCATGGAAAACAGCTGGATCCTGTCGCGCGACAACCCTTCGCTTGTCGATTTCAAGGTGGAAGTCGTCGGCGAAAAGGGTCAGATCCAGGCTGATCCCACCCATAGCGGCGGCCTGCGCCGTATCGTCGATGGTGGCATGCGGTTCAACGACTACATCGGCATGACGCCGACGGGTGCAACCCGCATCGGCGGCTTCGTGCAGGAATCCATCGCGCGCTTCGTCGATAGCGTCGTGCGTGGCGTGCCCCTGCTTGCCGACGCCAATGATGGGCTTGCCAACACCAAGGTACTGGCTGCGATTGAGGAGTCCGTCGCCAGCGGCAAGCCCGTGACCATCGGCTGA
- the ugpC gene encoding sn-glycerol-3-phosphate ABC transporter ATP-binding protein UgpC, translated as MASMTFDGIGKTYPDGTVAVANVSFTVGDGEFVVLVGPSGCGKSTLLRMAAGLEQLNSGRLLMDDQDVTNTEPQDRDIAMVFQNYALYPHMTVYENMAFGLQQRKMPKDKIEKLVRDAAEMLDLTKYLNRKPGALSGGQRQRVAMGRAIVRHPMAFLMDEPLSNLDAKLRVQMRAELKLLNQRLGVTTLYVTHDQVEAMTMGDRVAVLKPVADAGESNLQQIDTPQRLYDRPANLFVAGFIGSPAMNFVRADLEADGASLRATIAGTGIAFPVPASAALSAYAGRQVIAGIRPEMFLVCKEHEALFNEPIPVAEALGPDTFVFFDIASPPVDISDVEDPPEFKRKGTNRLVARIPPVSTPAPNKRLPLTVHLEKLHWFDPQTGAAIRD; from the coding sequence ATGGCGTCCATGACCTTTGACGGGATTGGAAAAACCTATCCGGACGGGACCGTCGCCGTCGCCAATGTGAGCTTCACGGTCGGCGACGGTGAATTCGTCGTGCTGGTCGGACCGTCGGGCTGCGGCAAATCTACGCTTCTGCGGATGGCGGCCGGGCTCGAGCAGCTCAATAGCGGCCGGCTGCTTATGGACGATCAGGATGTCACCAACACCGAGCCGCAGGACCGCGACATCGCGATGGTATTCCAGAACTATGCGCTGTATCCGCACATGACGGTCTACGAGAACATGGCCTTCGGCCTGCAGCAGCGCAAAATGCCGAAGGACAAGATCGAGAAGCTTGTGCGCGACGCAGCCGAGATGCTCGACCTTACGAAATACCTGAACCGCAAGCCGGGCGCGCTCTCCGGCGGTCAGCGACAGCGCGTCGCGATGGGTCGGGCGATCGTCCGTCATCCGATGGCATTCCTGATGGACGAACCGCTGTCCAATCTCGACGCCAAGCTGCGCGTCCAGATGCGGGCCGAGCTCAAGCTTTTAAACCAGCGTCTTGGCGTTACTACGCTCTACGTCACCCATGACCAGGTCGAAGCGATGACGATGGGTGACAGGGTTGCTGTGCTGAAGCCTGTCGCTGATGCCGGCGAGAGCAACCTGCAGCAGATCGACACGCCGCAGCGGCTTTACGACCGGCCGGCGAATTTGTTCGTTGCCGGTTTTATCGGTTCGCCTGCGATGAATTTCGTCCGGGCCGACCTTGAGGCGGACGGGGCAAGCCTGCGCGCGACGATCGCGGGAACCGGGATTGCGTTTCCGGTTCCCGCGAGTGCCGCATTGTCTGCCTATGCCGGACGGCAGGTGATCGCCGGGATACGCCCGGAAATGTTTCTGGTGTGCAAAGAGCATGAAGCGCTGTTCAACGAGCCGATCCCGGTTGCCGAAGCGCTCGGCCCCGACACCTTCGTCTTTTTCGACATTGCCTCTCCGCCCGTCGACATCAGCGACGTGGAGGATCCGCCAGAGTTCAAACGAAAGGGCACGAACCGGCTGGTGGCGCGTATCCCGCCAGTATCGACGCCCGCGCCCAACAAGCGCCTGCCGCTGACCGTCCATCTGGAAAAGCTGCACTGGTTCGATCCGCAAACAGGAGCTGCCATTCGCGACTGA
- a CDS encoding methyl-accepting chemotaxis protein, whose amino-acid sequence MAAAKMIEDADQKRSDVSALASDTSKRAMGGAVIALAAVLVLGVLAVRAWIVKPIRRIADTMTTLAGGNLSAIVEGTDRRDELGMMAKSVQIFKDNGLRAREMERDVEAGREARERERVRAEELERERVSKMTEATSSLAEGLKHLASGDLTFRLEQPFASEFEQLRADFNAAREQLATGLRTVAVATAAIDGGTSEISQSALELSKRTEQQAVSLEETAAALDQVTQGVSNSSRRTEEARRAAADANTSARNSAAVMAKAISAMQGIEHSSNEIANIIGVIDEIAFQTNLLALNAGVEASRAGEAGKGFAVVAQEVRELAQRSAQAAKGIKELIRNSTGEVSSGVKLVQETGRTLEKIEEEVGLISSQLSAIATSANEQSAALTEINSAVNRMDHVTQQNASMAEEYTSASTSLAGEVRRLQDIVTEFRLDASEDLLQAFERSGDLPMSAGSPALRLVADVKGALEGSRKVAEH is encoded by the coding sequence GTGGCGGCAGCCAAGATGATCGAGGATGCCGACCAAAAGCGCAGCGACGTTTCCGCCTTGGCCTCCGATACGTCGAAAAGGGCAATGGGCGGCGCCGTGATCGCTTTGGCAGCGGTGCTGGTTCTGGGCGTGCTTGCCGTTCGCGCCTGGATCGTCAAGCCGATCCGGCGGATCGCCGACACGATGACGACGCTGGCGGGCGGCAATCTCTCGGCAATTGTCGAAGGAACCGATCGTCGCGACGAGCTGGGCATGATGGCGAAATCGGTGCAGATATTCAAAGACAATGGGTTGCGAGCACGCGAGATGGAAAGAGACGTCGAAGCTGGCCGCGAGGCGCGCGAGCGCGAACGTGTGCGTGCGGAAGAGTTAGAGCGGGAGCGGGTAAGCAAGATGACGGAGGCCACCTCCAGCCTTGCTGAAGGTTTGAAGCATCTTGCCAGTGGCGACCTCACGTTCCGACTGGAACAACCGTTTGCCAGCGAATTCGAGCAACTGCGCGCCGACTTCAACGCTGCGCGCGAGCAATTGGCAACCGGCCTCCGGACGGTGGCAGTCGCCACTGCGGCGATCGATGGCGGTACATCGGAAATAAGCCAAAGTGCCCTCGAGCTTTCCAAGCGGACCGAGCAGCAGGCGGTCTCTCTTGAGGAAACCGCCGCCGCCCTTGATCAGGTTACACAAGGAGTTTCGAATTCCTCCAGGCGCACCGAGGAGGCCCGCCGCGCGGCAGCGGACGCGAATACGTCGGCACGCAATTCTGCGGCCGTGATGGCAAAGGCGATCTCGGCTATGCAGGGCATCGAACATTCGTCCAACGAGATCGCGAATATCATCGGTGTCATCGACGAGATAGCGTTTCAGACGAACCTGCTTGCCTTGAATGCTGGCGTCGAGGCATCCCGGGCCGGCGAAGCCGGCAAAGGTTTTGCGGTTGTCGCCCAGGAAGTCCGAGAACTTGCTCAACGATCTGCCCAGGCGGCCAAGGGGATCAAGGAACTGATCCGCAATTCGACGGGCGAAGTGAGTTCCGGGGTAAAGCTGGTGCAGGAAACGGGACGAACGCTCGAAAAGATTGAGGAGGAGGTAGGCCTGATCAGCAGCCAGCTTTCTGCCATTGCGACGTCTGCAAACGAGCAGTCCGCTGCCCTTACGGAGATCAACAGCGCTGTGAACCGGATGGACCATGTCACCCAGCAAAACGCTTCCATGGCCGAGGAATATACTTCGGCAAGCACATCGCTGGCAGGGGAGGTCCGGCGTCTGCAGGATATCGTCACCGAGTTTCGGCTCGACGCCTCTGAGGACCTTTTGCAAGCTTTTGAGCGGTCAGGCGACCTTCCGATGTCGGCAGGTTCGCCCGCGCTACGTCTCGTCGCTGATGTCAAGGGTGCTTTGGAGGGCTCACGCAAGGTTGCCGAGCATTGA
- a CDS encoding HoxN/HupN/NixA family nickel/cobalt transporter: MRSPFDDEPLYAKTKIAIVYALLVAANVLAWIWAWTSFSDRPALLGMALVAYMLGVRHAFDADHIAAIDNVVRKLMHEGRQPFSVGFFFSLGHSSIVVLASLAVAITAYAMQSQTEGFHDIGGVIGTSVSALFLLVIGIANLVILKPIWDAFSRARRGEEIVDEDLDALLAGRGLLARVFRRTFKVVTRSWHMYPIGFLLGLGFDTATEIALLGVSASQAAQGLSFWTILVFPALFTAGMSLMDTTDSALMTGAYGWALMNPARKLWYNLTVTAASVIVAILIGGAEALGLISDKLGLRGTLWEAIATFNDSLENLGFGVVGIFIASWVVSAMIYRMKGYDRIHANVS, encoded by the coding sequence ATGCGTAGCCCTTTCGATGACGAACCGCTTTACGCCAAAACAAAAATTGCCATCGTTTATGCCTTGCTGGTCGCAGCCAACGTCCTGGCTTGGATCTGGGCTTGGACTTCGTTCTCCGATCGACCGGCACTGCTTGGCATGGCCCTTGTCGCCTATATGCTCGGTGTCCGTCACGCGTTTGATGCAGACCATATCGCCGCGATCGACAATGTCGTGCGCAAGCTTATGCACGAGGGTCGGCAGCCGTTTTCGGTTGGATTCTTCTTTTCGCTCGGCCATTCCAGCATCGTCGTTCTGGCGTCGCTTGCCGTTGCCATCACCGCCTATGCAATGCAGAGCCAGACTGAGGGTTTCCACGACATTGGCGGCGTAATCGGCACATCCGTCTCAGCACTGTTCCTGCTGGTGATCGGAATTGCCAATCTCGTTATCCTGAAACCTATCTGGGACGCCTTTTCGCGAGCGCGGCGTGGCGAGGAAATTGTCGATGAGGACCTTGATGCGCTGCTGGCTGGACGAGGCTTGCTGGCCCGCGTTTTTCGCCGCACCTTCAAGGTGGTCACACGCTCCTGGCATATGTATCCGATCGGCTTTCTCTTAGGCCTCGGCTTCGACACCGCCACGGAAATCGCTTTGCTGGGCGTTTCAGCTTCGCAGGCCGCGCAAGGCTTGTCGTTCTGGACGATCCTTGTGTTCCCGGCCCTCTTCACAGCCGGCATGTCGCTGATGGATACGACGGACAGCGCTCTGATGACGGGCGCCTACGGCTGGGCCCTTATGAACCCCGCCCGCAAGCTCTGGTACAATCTGACGGTCACCGCCGCCTCGGTGATTGTCGCGATCTTAATCGGAGGCGCAGAAGCGCTCGGCCTGATTTCCGACAAGCTCGGCTTGCGGGGCACTTTGTGGGAGGCAATCGCCACCTTTAACGACAGCCTTGAAAATCTCGGCTTTGGTGTCGTGGGCATCTTCATCGCGAGTTGGGTCGTTTCGGCAATGATCTATCGCATGAAAGGCTATGACCGCATTCACGCGAACGTATCTTGA
- the larB gene encoding nickel pincer cofactor biosynthesis protein LarB has product MNEEVRLDFQRTERVGFDEAVLCARKSDAQLATIMDRVLERGTRCLLTRLEAEVFGRLAPAYLERLDYDPISRTAFLNWTPPAEQQAPDIAVVSAGSSDMPQAAEVLRTLAYLGAPTRQFIDIGVAGLWRLLERVEELRTFPVIVAVAGMDGALPSVLGGLVPGVIICLPTSTGYGVSNGGETALHAALASCAPGLTVVNIDNGYGAACAAFRALSMVRRVSVQDGKGRPNA; this is encoded by the coding sequence ATGAACGAAGAAGTCCGGCTGGATTTCCAGCGCACAGAGCGCGTGGGATTCGATGAGGCAGTACTCTGCGCCCGGAAATCCGATGCGCAGCTTGCCACGATCATGGACCGCGTTTTAGAGCGCGGCACACGCTGTCTGTTGACGCGCCTCGAGGCGGAGGTCTTTGGTCGCCTCGCGCCGGCCTATCTTGAACGATTGGACTACGACCCCATCTCGCGGACAGCATTCCTGAATTGGACCCCGCCTGCCGAACAGCAAGCACCCGATATCGCCGTCGTGTCGGCCGGAAGTTCGGACATGCCCCAGGCCGCCGAGGTCTTGCGAACGCTGGCTTATCTCGGCGCCCCGACCAGACAGTTCATCGACATCGGCGTCGCAGGCCTATGGCGGTTACTGGAGCGGGTCGAGGAATTGCGGACTTTTCCCGTTATCGTCGCGGTTGCAGGCATGGACGGCGCTCTTCCCAGCGTGCTCGGCGGGCTCGTTCCCGGCGTGATCATCTGTCTTCCGACATCGACCGGGTACGGCGTGTCGAACGGAGGAGAAACCGCCCTGCACGCGGCACTCGCCTCATGCGCGCCCGGACTGACCGTCGTAAACATCGACAATGGCTACGGCGCCGCCTGTGCGGCGTTCCGAGCGCTCAGCATGGTCCGGCGGGTGTCTGTTCAAGATGGCAAGGGACGTCCGAATGCGTAG
- a CDS encoding LarC family nickel insertion protein has translation MHIHLDVLGGIAGDMFVAAMLDAWPELVGTVERNLRLAGLDEDVQAVFRAHNDGVLTGSRFDVTKTGSEQEASGPDPHRHSQGHGHAHHHHHDEHGHAHPHEEHVHNGDHSHSHHHHHTHWRDLRAMLDGSRLPEGVKRAAIAIFHELAVAEAAVHGRNVGDVAFHEVGNWDSIADIVAAARLIDAVGAKSWSVGSLPIGRGWVETDHGRLPVPAPATTLLLRGFAFHDDGRHGERITPTGAAILSHLSPATSLGSSPRLLERTGIGFGTRRLPGMSNVLRILAFTEEGAAQDRVGVIQFDIDDQTGEELAVALDLVRAAEGVIDVTQTPTFGKKGRMMASVQVLARVDAIDAIGALCLRQTTTLGLRSRIEARTVLPRQSVTTEDGIRVKLADRPGGMTAKAEMDDAQGVDRSHKARAELRRRAEAEALEQKS, from the coding sequence ATGCATATCCATCTTGATGTTCTGGGTGGCATCGCCGGCGACATGTTCGTCGCCGCGATGTTGGACGCATGGCCCGAGCTGGTTGGAACGGTAGAGAGAAATCTTCGTCTGGCAGGTCTGGACGAAGACGTGCAGGCGGTCTTTCGGGCACACAATGATGGCGTGCTGACCGGCAGCCGCTTTGACGTCACGAAGACCGGCTCCGAACAGGAAGCTTCCGGTCCTGATCCTCATCGCCATTCTCAAGGACATGGCCATGCGCATCATCATCACCATGACGAACATGGACATGCTCATCCTCATGAGGAGCATGTCCATAATGGCGACCACAGCCACAGCCACCACCATCACCACACCCATTGGCGCGACCTTCGCGCCATGCTCGACGGCAGCCGTTTGCCGGAGGGCGTCAAGCGCGCGGCCATAGCCATCTTCCACGAACTCGCCGTGGCCGAAGCCGCAGTACACGGCAGAAACGTCGGTGACGTAGCTTTCCATGAAGTCGGCAACTGGGATTCGATTGCCGATATCGTGGCGGCAGCTAGGTTGATCGACGCTGTTGGGGCCAAAAGCTGGTCGGTGGGTTCGTTGCCGATCGGGCGAGGCTGGGTCGAGACCGATCACGGGCGACTGCCCGTTCCCGCTCCCGCCACGACTCTTTTGTTGCGCGGGTTTGCCTTTCATGATGACGGTCGCCACGGTGAGCGCATCACGCCGACGGGAGCGGCGATCCTGTCCCATCTCTCGCCCGCGACAAGCCTCGGGTCGTCGCCTCGACTGCTCGAACGCACCGGTATCGGCTTCGGCACAAGACGCCTGCCCGGCATGAGCAACGTGCTTCGCATCCTGGCGTTCACCGAGGAGGGTGCAGCACAGGATCGGGTCGGCGTCATCCAGTTCGACATCGACGACCAGACCGGCGAGGAACTGGCCGTCGCCCTCGACCTTGTTCGCGCGGCCGAAGGTGTGATCGACGTGACCCAGACGCCGACCTTCGGCAAGAAGGGCCGCATGATGGCCTCGGTTCAGGTTCTCGCGCGCGTGGATGCGATCGACGCAATCGGAGCGCTCTGCCTGCGGCAGACCACGACGCTTGGCCTGCGCAGCCGGATCGAAGCGCGCACGGTCCTGCCGCGACAGTCGGTGACAACCGAGGACGGGATAAGGGTGAAGCTCGCCGACCGGCCCGGTGGGATGACGGCCAAGGCGGAAATGGACGACGCCCAAGGCGTTGATCGGAGCCACAAAGCCCGCGCCGAATTGCGCCGCCGGGCCGAAGCTGAGGCGCTGGAGCAAAAGTCATGA
- the larC gene encoding nickel insertion protein, whose protein sequence is MAGGVILLMAQIDDAPGELLGHVIEKMGEMGAKNVQLLPSLGKKGRPSYVLLVDINAEDEPDFAGLLVGDLGIWGYRALESQYKHFDIRRYRTQLRLTWNGGEQSFPLRLKRILSEGVFMRAKAEHDDLVAIAEQMKDRLPIPVAVLKAAIETSVGSAEPGETLHVDLSGWQHSER, encoded by the coding sequence ATGGCGGGCGGCGTCATCCTCCTGATGGCCCAGATCGATGACGCGCCGGGCGAGTTGCTCGGGCACGTCATCGAGAAGATGGGCGAGATGGGCGCCAAGAATGTCCAGCTCCTTCCGAGTCTGGGCAAGAAGGGCCGCCCGTCCTATGTCCTGCTGGTTGACATAAACGCCGAAGACGAGCCGGACTTCGCCGGCCTGCTGGTCGGTGACCTCGGAATCTGGGGCTATCGGGCTCTCGAATCCCAGTACAAGCATTTCGACATCAGGCGTTATCGGACGCAACTTCGGCTAACGTGGAACGGCGGTGAACAAAGCTTTCCGCTGCGCCTCAAACGCATCCTGAGCGAGGGCGTGTTCATGCGGGCCAAGGCCGAACATGACGACCTCGTGGCGATTGCGGAGCAGATGAAAGATCGTCTGCCTATACCGGTCGCAGTGCTGAAGGCGGCGATCGAGACCAGCGTCGGATCGGCAGAACCTGGCGAGACCCTGCACGTCGACCTGTCCGGTTGGCAGCATTCGGAACGATGA
- a CDS encoding DsbA family protein translates to MSASKSPTLSNHTQTVQGRNVNPSSEPCIEQTLREIGRSVGIDKDVFNRAVADQAILERLNKLTDQATDEFEVEGTPPFFVNGKKITGAPSLEEMRSAIAAALNGH, encoded by the coding sequence ATGTCGGCCTCCAAATCACCGACACTCTCGAATCACACCCAAACCGTTCAGGGAAGAAACGTTAACCCGAGTTCAGAGCCGTGCATCGAACAGACACTGCGTGAAATCGGACGCTCCGTTGGGATCGACAAAGACGTGTTCAACAGGGCAGTGGCGGACCAGGCCATCCTTGAGCGTCTGAACAAGCTCACCGACCAGGCGACTGACGAATTCGAGGTAGAGGGAACGCCTCCCTTCTTCGTCAACGGCAAGAAAATCACTGGGGCGCCGAGCCTTGAGGAGATGCGCAGCGCAATTGCCGCTGCTCTGAATGGGCATTGA
- a CDS encoding ISAs1 family transposase — protein MFEDDRPRLRVLLDHFSLVEDEREQWRVAHPLPEVLLLVVCGTIGACDDFDEIVEWGEDNLAFLRRFLPYHHGIPGSRWLRILLNRIDPDLFSNCFISWAATLRPDAPALVAIDGKTSRGSHDRANGRAALHLVSAFATRERLVLGQEAVATTSCEQDTIPLLLERLAEKDRLKGALVTIDAIACNAKTAQAVLDAGADYLLAAKANQPGLMGEIERFFADAPANLTSTVTEVDKGHGRVEERRVTVSTQIDWLSGDRRFPGEYRFPSIATIVKVQAQVYEKSRQSSQVRFYISSRSMTALQFAEAIRGHWAIENSLHWVLDVTFNEDAARSRTGHGPANMAVVRHFAINMVRSHNDKRSIKLRRNKAGRNPQYMAEIIRA, from the coding sequence ATGTTTGAAGACGATCGCCCGCGGCTGCGGGTTTTGCTGGACCATTTTAGTCTCGTTGAGGATGAGCGGGAGCAATGGCGGGTCGCCCATCCGTTACCCGAGGTGCTTCTTCTGGTCGTTTGCGGGACGATCGGCGCATGCGACGATTTTGACGAGATCGTCGAATGGGGAGAGGATAACCTGGCGTTTTTACGTCGGTTTCTTCCCTATCACCATGGCATACCGGGTTCGCGCTGGCTGCGCATTCTGCTCAACCGGATCGATCCGGACCTGTTTTCGAACTGCTTCATATCCTGGGCGGCGACGCTTCGACCCGATGCTCCGGCGCTGGTGGCGATTGACGGAAAGACCTCGCGCGGCAGTCATGACCGGGCCAACGGCCGGGCGGCGCTGCATCTCGTCTCGGCTTTCGCCACCCGTGAACGGCTGGTTCTCGGACAAGAGGCAGTGGCAACGACAAGCTGTGAGCAGGACACCATCCCCTTGCTGCTGGAACGGTTGGCCGAAAAGGATCGCCTGAAAGGCGCGCTCGTGACCATCGACGCCATTGCCTGCAATGCCAAAACCGCCCAGGCGGTGCTCGATGCAGGCGCTGATTACCTCCTGGCGGCCAAGGCCAATCAGCCCGGCCTGATGGGTGAGATCGAGCGCTTCTTTGCCGACGCTCCGGCAAACCTCACCTCAACCGTGACCGAAGTCGACAAGGGCCATGGCCGGGTCGAAGAGCGGCGGGTCACCGTCTCCACTCAAATCGACTGGCTCTCCGGCGACAGGCGCTTTCCCGGCGAATACCGCTTCCCGTCCATCGCCACCATCGTCAAGGTGCAAGCACAAGTCTATGAAAAGTCCAGGCAAAGCAGCCAGGTCCGCTTCTATATCTCCTCACGGTCGATGACCGCGCTCCAGTTCGCCGAGGCCATACGTGGCCATTGGGCCATCGAGAACTCCCTCCATTGGGTACTCGACGTCACCTTCAACGAGGATGCCGCCCGATCTCGAACCGGGCATGGACCAGCCAACATGGCCGTCGTCCGACACTTCGCCATCAACATGGTTCGAAGCCATAACGACAAGCGCAGTATCAAACTCAGACGAAACAAAGCAGGCAGAAACCCACAATACATGGCCGAAATCATCCGAGCATGA
- a CDS encoding thioredoxin domain-containing protein has translation MGSASAPVTVIEYSSPTCPHRVEYRTHVALQIEEEFVRTGKVRIVFRLIVRNNVDMVILMLAERQPAPKSQQILDAYYARHDEIVQSSNIEQHGAESGLTVMLG, from the coding sequence ATTGGCTCCGCCTCAGCACCCGTCACCGTGATCGAATACTCGTCGCCGACCTGCCCCCATCGCGTCGAATACCGAACGCATGTCGCACTGCAGATCGAAGAGGAATTCGTCCGCACCGGTAAGGTCAGGATTGTCTTCCGACTAATTGTGCGCAACAATGTGGACATGGTCATCTTGATGCTTGCCGAACGGCAGCCCGCACCGAAGTCCCAGCAAATCCTGGATGCCTATTATGCAAGGCATGACGAGATCGTGCAATCGAGCAACATCGAACAGCACGGCGCTGAATCCGGGTTAACAGTCATGCTCGGATGA
- a CDS encoding amino acid ABC transporter ATP-binding protein — MTNIMMKTASLQDDRPSLADIAVEISAMNKWYGEFHVLRDINLTVQRGERIVICGPSGSGKSTMIRCINRLEEHQAGKIVVDGIELTNDLKKIEEVRREVGMVFQHFNLFPHLTILQNCTLAPIWVRKMPQKEARELAMHFLEKVKIPDQAHKYPGQLSGGQQQRVAIARALCMKPRLMLFDEPTSALDPEMIKEVLDTMIALAEEGMTMLCVTHEMGFAQAVANRVIFMDRGQIVEQNEPKAFFGAPQSERTRAFLSQILGH, encoded by the coding sequence ATGACCAACATCATGATGAAAACGGCGTCGTTACAGGACGACCGGCCAAGTCTTGCAGATATCGCCGTCGAGATTAGCGCCATGAACAAGTGGTATGGCGAGTTCCACGTCCTGCGCGACATCAATCTCACCGTGCAGCGGGGCGAGCGGATCGTCATTTGCGGACCGTCCGGCTCCGGAAAATCAACCATGATCCGCTGCATCAATCGGCTTGAGGAACATCAGGCCGGCAAGATCGTCGTCGACGGTATCGAACTGACCAACGACCTGAAGAAGATCGAGGAAGTCCGCCGCGAAGTCGGAATGGTGTTCCAGCATTTCAATCTCTTTCCGCATTTGACGATCCTTCAGAACTGCACCCTCGCACCGATCTGGGTCCGCAAGATGCCGCAAAAGGAAGCCAGGGAACTCGCCATGCACTTTCTTGAGAAAGTGAAAATACCGGATCAGGCGCATAAATATCCGGGTCAGCTCTCCGGCGGGCAGCAGCAGCGCGTGGCGATCGCGCGAGCTCTCTGCATGAAGCCGCGGCTGATGTTGTTCGATGAGCCGACCTCCGCGCTTGATCCAGAGATGATCAAGGAAGTGCTCGATACGATGATCGCGCTTGCCGAAGAAGGCATGACCATGCTCTGCGTCACCCATGAAATGGGTTTTGCCCAAGCGGTGGCCAACAGGGTGATCTTCATGGATCGGGGTCAAATCGTAGAACAGAACGAACCCAAGGCATTTTTCGGCGCGCCGCAATCGGAACGCACGCGCGCATTCCTCAGTCAGATCTTGGGTCACTAG